A genomic segment from Streptomyces sp. NBC_00459 encodes:
- a CDS encoding hemerythrin domain-containing protein has product MTSSSTPSGLPADGSPYTHEMVVVHRVFRRESALLPRLVRAVPDGASVRAEEVSAYLNDYVTGLHHHHALEDELIWPLLRARATAQDDLVARMEEQHGHIDRTLAAVGEWAPQWRRSADSVAGQELALALEDHRLALLDHLDDEEKLVLPLVAEHLTVDEWDEVGRRGLETLPKNKVMLALGAILEDATEAERAYFLGRAPLLGRLAWRLVGRRQYAAFRRAVRGPLTEGTGR; this is encoded by the coding sequence GTGACCTCCAGCAGTACACCGTCCGGCCTTCCCGCCGACGGCAGCCCCTACACCCACGAGATGGTCGTGGTGCACCGCGTCTTCCGCCGGGAGTCCGCGCTGCTGCCGCGCCTGGTCCGTGCCGTACCGGACGGGGCGTCGGTCCGGGCGGAGGAGGTGTCGGCGTACCTGAACGACTACGTGACGGGACTGCACCATCACCACGCCCTGGAGGACGAGTTGATCTGGCCGCTGCTCCGCGCGCGTGCCACCGCGCAGGACGACCTGGTGGCCCGTATGGAGGAGCAGCACGGACACATAGACCGGACCCTCGCGGCGGTGGGGGAGTGGGCACCCCAGTGGCGGCGGTCGGCCGACAGCGTCGCCGGGCAGGAACTCGCCCTGGCGCTGGAGGACCACCGTCTCGCGCTCCTGGACCACCTGGACGACGAGGAGAAGCTGGTCCTTCCACTGGTCGCCGAGCATCTGACCGTCGACGAGTGGGACGAGGTCGGCCGCCGAGGCCTGGAGACTCTCCCCAAGAACAAGGTCATGCTGGCCCTCGGCGCGATCCTGGAGGACGCCACGGAAGCCGAGCGGGCCTACTTCCTCGGCAGGGCCCCGCTGCTGGGACGCCTGGCGTGGCGGCTGGTGGGACGGCGGCAGTACGCCGCGTTCCGCCGCGCCGTACGGGGCCCGCTGACCGAGGGGACGGGCCGGTGA
- a CDS encoding sugar ABC transporter ATP-binding protein — MSNPDELLRIEGIRKSFPGVVALDGVDFDLRRGEVHVLLGENGAGKSTLIKMLSGAYRPDAGRVLVDGEETRIHGAQDSERLGIATIYQEFNLVPDLTVAENIFLGRQPRRYGMIDRKRMEAEAATLLERVGVNVSPRARVRELGIARLQMVEIAKALSLDARVLIMDEPTAVLTSEEVEKLFAIVRTLRGDGVGIVFITHHLEEIAALGDRVTVIRDGKSVGQVPADTPEDELVRLMVGRSIEQQYPREATDAGAALLKVEGLSRDGVFHDVGFEVRAGEVVGIAGLVGAGRTEVARAVFGADPYDRGSVSVAGAAVRGNDVGAAMAAGIGLVPEDRKGQGLVLDASVEENLGLVTLRAATRGGLVDLKGQRAAAAKVAEQLGVRMAGLGQHVRTLSGGNQQKVVIGKWLLADTKVLILDEPTRGIDVGAKVEIYQLINELTAAGAAVLMISSDLPEVLGMSDRVLVMAQGRIAGELMAAEATQDSVMALAVSTNTNSFDNPDNSDNNSVNEVEGSRGH, encoded by the coding sequence GTGAGCAACCCGGACGAGTTGCTGCGCATCGAAGGCATCCGGAAGTCCTTCCCCGGCGTGGTCGCGCTCGACGGCGTCGACTTCGATCTTCGCCGCGGCGAGGTGCACGTACTGCTCGGTGAGAACGGCGCGGGCAAGAGCACCCTCATCAAGATGCTCTCCGGCGCCTATCGCCCCGATGCCGGCCGCGTCCTCGTCGACGGCGAGGAGACCCGTATCCACGGGGCGCAGGATTCCGAACGTCTCGGGATCGCCACCATCTACCAGGAGTTCAACCTCGTACCCGATCTGACGGTCGCCGAGAACATCTTCCTGGGGCGGCAGCCGCGCCGCTACGGGATGATCGACCGGAAGCGGATGGAGGCCGAGGCCGCCACGCTGCTGGAGCGGGTGGGCGTGAACGTGTCTCCACGCGCGCGTGTGCGTGAACTCGGTATCGCGCGGCTCCAGATGGTCGAGATCGCGAAGGCGCTGAGCCTGGACGCGCGCGTACTGATCATGGACGAGCCGACCGCCGTCCTCACCTCCGAAGAGGTCGAGAAGCTGTTCGCGATCGTGCGCACGCTGCGCGGGGACGGCGTCGGGATCGTCTTCATCACCCATCACCTGGAGGAGATCGCCGCCCTGGGAGACCGGGTGACGGTGATCCGGGACGGGAAGAGCGTCGGGCAGGTGCCCGCCGACACACCCGAGGACGAGCTCGTGCGGCTCATGGTCGGGCGGTCGATCGAACAGCAGTACCCGAGGGAGGCCACCGACGCGGGTGCCGCCCTCCTCAAGGTGGAGGGGCTCAGCCGGGACGGTGTCTTCCACGACGTGGGCTTCGAGGTGCGGGCCGGTGAGGTCGTCGGCATCGCGGGGCTGGTCGGGGCCGGGCGTACGGAGGTAGCGCGCGCCGTGTTCGGCGCCGATCCGTACGACAGGGGTTCGGTGTCCGTCGCGGGCGCCGCCGTGCGCGGGAACGATGTGGGGGCCGCCATGGCCGCCGGTATCGGGCTCGTGCCCGAGGACCGCAAGGGGCAGGGGCTGGTGCTCGACGCCTCGGTCGAGGAGAACCTCGGCCTGGTCACCCTGCGGGCCGCGACCAGGGGCGGGCTGGTCGACCTCAAGGGCCAGCGGGCCGCCGCCGCGAAGGTCGCCGAGCAGCTGGGCGTACGGATGGCCGGGCTCGGCCAGCATGTGCGCACGCTCTCCGGGGGCAACCAGCAGAAGGTCGTCATCGGCAAGTGGCTGCTCGCGGACACGAAGGTGCTGATCCTCGACGAGCCGACACGCGGTATCGACGTCGGGGCCAAGGTCGAGATCTACCAGCTGATCAACGAGCTGACGGCTGCCGGTGCCGCCGTGCTGATGATCTCCAGCGATCTGCCCGAGGTGCTCGGGATGAGCGACCGGGTGCTGGTGATGGCACAGGGCCGGATCGCCGGTGAACTCATGGCCGCCGAGGCCACCCAGGACTCCGTGATGGCGCTCGCCGTCAGCACGAACACCAACTCCTTCGACAACCCCGACAACTCCGACAACAACTCCGTGAACGAAGTGGAGGGCTCCCGTGGCCACTGA
- a CDS encoding BTAD domain-containing putative transcriptional regulator — translation MLSIRVLGPLGADVAGAPVELGAPRQRAVLALLIAARGRVVSVDRMVDELWRGAPPTKATVSLQTYVSNLRRVLEPGRQPRTPASVLVSVAPGYALRLPESAVDAWRFEIWVGRARHASAVPARELLAEALGWWQGPAFLEHADETWAVPEVVRLDALCGEAHELAVAAALRTGHTAEAVLAAETMVRDRPLREEGWRLLALAHWAAGHRADALAALRRARAILRDELGCDLSPPLAELEHAVLTQRLEVLHRAVPASPRIGGALLVPASPPTGGALPGMAASRLAAAASTAAAALCPRSAQPSGDAPGREGAGPAAAVPTPWALRGGVGGVAPARGGVTGAGGVVPVGGGAGPGWSAAGAGVGAAPELSGTAGSGRTATAGGGLFVGRTDELRALDTTARAARRAGGMVLVAGEAGAGKSALLGRFADRLRGEGWTVVAGRCPEDEGAPPAWAWTEALGALAQAVPPARPEELAALLRESDGAATAIGDMASAGSGGTAPVRDTASPAPDSTAATPDVAIPARENTATTPGVPSPRPEGTATTQDMADPAPENTPADPDLPNPHPESTAAATDLPNPHPENTTAATDLANPHPENTTAATDLPNPHPENTTAATDLPNPHPENTTAATDLPNPHPENTTAATDLPNPHPENTTAATDLPNPHPENTTAATDLPNPHPENTTPTQDTANPAPEITTSAPSTPHLTHATTTRDEATAGRFRLHRAFAAWLRDAASVQPVAVVVEDLHRADGQTLALLEAAASVAGVPLLTVGCYRPAEVNGQLAKTLAQLAPRFPHRISLGGLSRRDVATVVEAVRGEAVAEDTITALAERTGGNPFYVWESARLLADEGALVAVSEVPQGVRDVLRRRLALLPADALSAVRLAAVAGLESDVALLVDAAQADEESVLAGLDAAVAADLLTEPGPGRVRFVHALVRDTVYTDLSGTRRARLHDRIATTLRHHRPDDLAALAHHFARSGRTANAPLAVDYALRAAERAERRYAHDVAVGLIEQALEAHLAATADPEGDPDGTVSLLVRLLGAQVRAGATGGALRTRGQAVDLAVRAGRDDLVAAVYGGWTEPSPWRSRLEGFLDRTALAHLERLTRDPALDGPTRARVLQVLADAVAGEDAPRALDAAHAQLALARADGEPRLLASALMTSARVLPHETQGAARTPLVDELRALAIAHDLPAHLWVCEHLDGLTAATRNDPEAVRRHTAAGLELAHRYRMRWARGINVATSAMLATIAGRFEEAEARYAEADGLFQRVGAHHATAPRTLGLWTIRLAQGREAEIEADVRAVHSAIGTPVAVALALVLARQGRLEEARAVGYPARPVTDHLYGMELDYRAEVAVLLGDRDTAHLLIAHLLPLREQFAGTAGGAYATRPLAHALGDLYRFLGEERRARDAYALAERVARAWGSPHHVAAASRSGLRIPSGA, via the coding sequence GTGTTGTCCATCAGAGTCCTGGGGCCCCTGGGTGCCGATGTCGCGGGCGCGCCAGTGGAATTGGGTGCCCCGCGGCAGCGGGCTGTCCTGGCGCTGCTGATCGCCGCCCGCGGCAGGGTGGTGTCCGTCGACCGGATGGTGGACGAGCTGTGGCGCGGGGCACCGCCGACCAAGGCGACGGTGTCCCTCCAGACGTACGTGTCGAATCTGCGCCGGGTGCTCGAACCCGGGCGGCAGCCCCGTACCCCCGCCTCGGTCCTGGTCTCCGTAGCTCCCGGATATGCCCTGCGGCTGCCCGAGAGCGCGGTGGACGCCTGGCGTTTCGAGATCTGGGTGGGCCGCGCCCGGCACGCGTCGGCGGTGCCGGCCCGGGAGTTGCTGGCCGAGGCGTTGGGGTGGTGGCAGGGGCCGGCGTTCCTGGAGCACGCGGACGAGACCTGGGCGGTGCCGGAGGTGGTCCGCCTGGACGCGCTGTGCGGGGAAGCCCATGAACTCGCCGTCGCGGCGGCGCTGCGGACCGGGCACACCGCCGAGGCTGTCCTCGCCGCCGAGACCATGGTGCGGGACCGGCCCCTGCGCGAGGAGGGCTGGCGGCTGCTGGCCCTCGCCCACTGGGCGGCCGGCCACCGCGCCGACGCCCTCGCCGCGCTGCGCCGGGCCCGGGCGATACTGCGCGACGAACTCGGCTGCGACCTCTCACCGCCCCTGGCCGAGCTGGAACACGCCGTCCTCACCCAACGGCTGGAGGTGCTGCACAGGGCCGTGCCGGCATCGCCGCGGATCGGGGGCGCCCTGCTCGTACCGGCATCGCCGCCGACGGGGGGCGCCCTGCCAGGCATGGCCGCATCACGACTCGCGGCTGCCGCTTCGACTGCGGCGGCAGCCCTCTGCCCCCGGTCGGCACAGCCGTCCGGGGACGCCCCTGGTCGCGAGGGCGCGGGGCCGGCCGCTGCCGTGCCCACGCCGTGGGCGCTGCGGGGCGGGGTGGGGGGAGTCGCGCCGGCGCGTGGTGGTGTGACCGGGGCGGGCGGGGTTGTGCCGGTGGGTGGCGGTGCCGGACCGGGGTGGAGCGCTGCTGGTGCAGGGGTGGGAGCGGCACCCGAATTGAGCGGTACCGCCGGTTCAGGCAGAACAGCGACCGCAGGTGGTGGCCTCTTCGTCGGCCGGACCGACGAACTGCGCGCCCTGGACACCACCGCCCGGGCGGCCCGCCGGGCCGGCGGCATGGTGCTCGTCGCCGGAGAGGCGGGCGCGGGCAAGTCCGCCCTGCTCGGTCGATTCGCGGACCGTCTGCGGGGCGAGGGCTGGACGGTGGTCGCAGGCCGCTGCCCGGAGGACGAGGGCGCCCCGCCGGCCTGGGCGTGGACGGAGGCGCTCGGCGCACTGGCCCAGGCCGTGCCCCCGGCACGTCCGGAGGAACTGGCGGCCCTCCTGCGCGAGTCCGACGGCGCGGCCACCGCGATCGGCGACATGGCGAGCGCGGGGTCTGGTGGCACCGCCCCCGTCCGCGACACGGCGAGCCCGGCCCCTGACAGCACCGCCGCCACCCCTGACGTGGCAATCCCAGCGCGCGAAAACACCGCTACCACCCCGGGCGTGCCAAGCCCGCGCCCCGAAGGCACCGCTACCACCCAGGACATGGCGGACCCAGCACCCGAGAACACCCCTGCCGACCCCGACTTGCCAAACCCACACCCCGAAAGCACCGCCGCTGCAACCGACTTGCCGAACCCGCACCCCGAAAACACCACCGCTGCAACCGACTTGGCAAACCCGCACCCCGAAAACACCACCGCTGCAACCGACTTGCCGAACCCGCACCCCGAAAACACCACCGCTGCAACCGACTTGCCGAACCCGCACCCCGAAAACACCACCGCTGCAACCGACTTGCCGAACCCGCACCCCGAAAACACCACCGCTGCAACCGACTTGCCGAACCCGCACCCCGAAAACACCACCGCTGCAACCGACTTGCCGAACCCGCACCCCGAAAACACCACCGCTGCAACCGACTTGCCGAACCCGCACCCCGAAAACACCACCCCCACCCAGGACACAGCGAACCCAGCACCCGAAATCACCACCTCCGCCCCATCAACCCCCCACCTCACCCACGCCACCACCACCCGCGACGAAGCGACCGCCGGGCGCTTTCGGCTGCACCGGGCATTTGCCGCATGGTTACGGGACGCGGCGAGCGTCCAGCCGGTCGCCGTCGTCGTCGAGGATCTGCATCGCGCCGACGGGCAGACCCTCGCCCTGCTGGAGGCGGCGGCCTCGGTCGCCGGTGTGCCGCTGCTCACCGTCGGCTGTTATCGGCCCGCCGAGGTGAACGGGCAACTGGCCAAGACCCTGGCCCAGCTCGCGCCCCGCTTCCCGCACCGCATCTCGCTCGGCGGGCTGTCGCGCCGGGATGTCGCCACCGTCGTCGAGGCCGTCCGAGGGGAGGCCGTGGCCGAGGACACGATCACGGCGCTCGCCGAGCGCACCGGCGGCAATCCGTTCTACGTCTGGGAGAGCGCGCGGCTGCTCGCCGACGAGGGTGCCCTGGTCGCCGTATCGGAAGTGCCGCAGGGAGTTCGGGACGTGCTGCGCAGGCGGCTGGCGCTGCTGCCCGCCGACGCGCTCTCGGCCGTGCGGCTCGCGGCCGTGGCAGGCCTGGAGTCCGATGTCGCGCTGCTGGTGGACGCCGCCCAGGCCGACGAGGAGTCCGTGCTGGCGGGGCTCGACGCCGCCGTGGCCGCGGATCTGCTGACCGAGCCGGGGCCGGGACGGGTCCGTTTCGTGCACGCGCTGGTCCGCGACACCGTGTACACCGACCTGTCCGGCACCCGGCGGGCCCGGCTGCACGACCGTATCGCCACCACACTGCGCCACCACCGGCCCGACGATCTGGCCGCGCTGGCCCACCACTTCGCCAGGTCCGGCCGTACGGCCAACGCTCCCCTCGCCGTCGACTATGCGCTGCGGGCGGCCGAGCGGGCCGAGCGACGGTACGCCCATGACGTGGCCGTCGGGCTGATCGAGCAGGCGTTGGAGGCGCACCTCGCGGCCACCGCCGACCCCGAGGGCGACCCGGACGGCACGGTCTCGCTGCTGGTGCGGCTGCTGGGAGCGCAGGTACGGGCCGGGGCGACGGGCGGCGCCCTGCGGACCCGGGGGCAGGCGGTGGACCTGGCCGTGCGGGCCGGGCGGGACGATCTGGTCGCGGCGGTCTACGGCGGCTGGACCGAACCCTCGCCCTGGCGCAGCAGGCTGGAGGGGTTTCTGGACCGGACCGCGCTGGCCCATCTGGAGCGGCTCACGCGGGACCCCGCGCTGGACGGGCCGACCCGCGCCCGGGTGCTCCAGGTCCTCGCGGACGCGGTGGCCGGCGAGGACGCGCCCCGGGCCCTGGACGCCGCGCACGCCCAACTCGCGCTGGCCCGGGCCGACGGTGAACCCCGTCTGCTGGCCTCCGCGTTGATGACGTCCGCGCGCGTGCTGCCGCACGAGACTCAGGGCGCTGCCCGCACCCCGCTCGTCGACGAACTGCGCGCACTGGCCATCGCGCACGATCTGCCCGCCCACCTGTGGGTGTGTGAGCATCTCGACGGGTTGACGGCCGCGACCCGCAACGATCCGGAGGCCGTACGGCGGCACACCGCCGCCGGACTGGAACTGGCCCACCGCTACCGGATGCGCTGGGCGCGGGGCATCAACGTCGCCACGTCGGCCATGCTGGCCACGATCGCCGGACGGTTCGAGGAGGCGGAGGCCCGGTACGCCGAAGCGGACGGGCTCTTCCAGCGCGTCGGAGCGCACCACGCCACGGCCCCACGCACCCTGGGCCTGTGGACCATCCGGCTCGCGCAGGGCCGGGAGGCGGAGATCGAGGCCGACGTGCGTGCGGTGCACTCGGCCATCGGTACACCCGTGGCAGTGGCCCTCGCTCTCGTCCTGGCCCGCCAGGGGCGGCTGGAGGAGGCCCGGGCCGTCGGGTATCCCGCCCGGCCGGTGACAGACCACCTCTACGGCATGGAGCTGGACTACCGCGCCGAAGTCGCCGTCCTGCTGGGCGACCGGGACACCGCACACCTGCTGATCGCCCATCTGCTGCCGCTGCGGGAGCAGTTCGCCGGGACGGCCGGCGGAGCCTACGCCACGCGTCCCCTGGCACACGCCCTCGGGGACCTGTACCGGTTCCTCGGCGAGGAGCGACGGGCACGGGACGCATACGCCCTCGCCGAGCGGGTCGCCCGCGCGTGGGGCTCGCCCCACCACGTGGCCGCCGCATCACGATCAGGTCTCAGGATCCCTTCGGGGGCTTGA
- a CDS encoding pyridoxamine 5'-phosphate oxidase family protein — protein MTVLDSAPLDVLDAYRTCEFVTLGRDGTPLAWPTAVRRREDGTLVLTTSLAFAQKALNIRRDPRVALLFSDPTGSGLTDAPQIFVGGTAECPDDIRTGPQDLDDYWRTLFERQPHSRSYLSRPMRRLMDWYYLRLVITVTPEEVLVRPAGTLPVPKASAQPAGEPLPGTGQLSRYPTAVLAARDESGAPALARTLTTASSGGFAVRPPDDHTVVPGPASLLVHRHDERLNHMHNALVRGELTWTGDGWLLVPEKVLEPMGSGRPTDAIRVLRTTQRATDRYLRHRGLARPPVEWDRFLALARSARRRGRA, from the coding sequence GTGACCGTACTCGACTCCGCCCCTCTGGACGTCCTCGACGCCTACCGGACCTGCGAGTTCGTCACCCTGGGCCGGGACGGCACACCCCTGGCCTGGCCCACGGCCGTACGGCGCCGCGAGGACGGCACCCTCGTACTGACCACCTCCCTCGCCTTCGCCCAGAAAGCGCTGAACATCCGTCGCGACCCCCGTGTCGCGCTCCTCTTCTCCGACCCCACCGGCAGCGGTCTCACCGACGCCCCGCAGATCTTCGTCGGCGGTACGGCCGAGTGCCCGGACGACATCAGGACGGGCCCCCAGGACCTCGACGACTACTGGCGGACCCTCTTCGAACGGCAGCCGCACAGCCGGTCGTACCTCTCCCGCCCGATGAGGCGGCTGATGGACTGGTACTACCTGCGACTCGTCATCACCGTCACCCCGGAAGAGGTGCTCGTGCGGCCCGCCGGGACGCTGCCTGTCCCGAAGGCGTCCGCCCAGCCGGCCGGCGAGCCGCTGCCCGGAACCGGACAACTCTCCCGCTACCCCACCGCAGTCCTTGCCGCCCGCGACGAGTCCGGTGCCCCCGCCTTGGCCCGCACCCTCACCACCGCGTCGTCCGGCGGCTTCGCGGTACGCCCGCCCGACGACCACACCGTGGTACCCGGCCCCGCCTCACTCCTGGTCCACCGGCACGACGAACGGCTCAACCACATGCACAACGCCCTCGTCCGAGGTGAGTTGACGTGGACCGGCGACGGCTGGCTGCTGGTGCCGGAGAAGGTGCTGGAGCCGATGGGCTCGGGCCGCCCGACCGACGCGATACGGGTCCTGCGCACCACCCAGCGGGCCACCGACCGGTATCTGCGACACCGGGGTCTGGCACGGCCCCCGGTGGAGTGGGACCGCTTCCTCGCACTCGCGCGGTCCGCCCGACGGCGCGGCCGGGCCTGA
- a CDS encoding ABC transporter permease/substrate-binding protein has translation MATDTLKSNAGASGAASGLRRVLLDNGALTALIVLVIAMSALSGDFLTTDNLLNVGVQAAVTAVLAFGVTFVIVSAGIDLSVGSVAALSATVLAWAATSEGVPVVIAVLLAVVTGIACGLVNGFLISYGKLPPFIATLAMLSVGRGLSLVISQGSPIAFPSSVSHLGDTLGGWLPVPVLVMVAMGLVTAFILGRTYLGRSMYAIGGNEEAARLSGLRVKKQKLAIYALSGLFAAAAGIVLASRLSSAQPQAAQGYELDAIAAVVIGGASLAGGTGKASGTLIGALILAVLRNGLNLLSVSAFWQQVVIGVVIALAVLLDTVRRKSGATVAPAGAAGGGDRRRQALTYGLAAVVAVAVVGATSLLHNGSSSATNQKVGLSLSTLNNPFFVQIRAGAQAEAKKLGVDLTVTDAQNDASQQANQLENFTSSGLGAIIVNPVDSDATGPAARAVNKSGIPLVAVDRSVNNADTATLVASDNTAGGRLAAKALAEKLGGTGTIVVLQGQAGTSASRERGAGFAEGLKAYPGIKVVARQPADWDRTKGLDVMTNLLQANPGISGVFAENDEMALGAIKALGSKAGKSVSVIGFDGTPDGLKAVADGSLYASVAQQPKELGRIAVENALRVAEGKGVEKAVMVPVKVVTKENVAAFGG, from the coding sequence GTGGCCACTGACACGCTCAAGAGCAACGCGGGCGCGAGTGGCGCCGCGAGCGGCCTGCGCCGCGTTCTGCTCGACAACGGGGCGCTGACCGCGCTCATCGTCCTCGTCATCGCCATGTCGGCGCTGTCCGGCGACTTCCTGACGACGGACAACCTGCTCAACGTGGGTGTCCAGGCGGCTGTGACGGCCGTTCTCGCCTTCGGTGTCACCTTCGTGATCGTCTCGGCGGGCATCGACCTGTCGGTCGGTTCCGTCGCCGCCCTGTCGGCCACCGTCCTTGCCTGGGCGGCGACTTCGGAGGGCGTGCCGGTGGTGATAGCGGTCCTCCTGGCCGTCGTCACCGGCATCGCGTGCGGCCTGGTCAACGGCTTCCTGATCTCGTACGGCAAACTGCCGCCGTTCATCGCGACGCTCGCCATGCTGTCGGTGGGGCGCGGTCTGTCCCTGGTGATCTCGCAGGGTTCGCCGATCGCGTTCCCCTCGTCGGTCTCGCACCTCGGTGACACGCTGGGCGGCTGGCTGCCGGTGCCCGTGCTGGTGATGGTGGCCATGGGGCTCGTCACGGCGTTCATCCTCGGCCGGACCTACCTGGGCCGCTCGATGTACGCGATCGGCGGCAACGAGGAGGCGGCCCGGCTCTCCGGGCTGCGGGTGAAGAAGCAGAAGCTGGCGATCTACGCGCTGTCCGGGCTGTTCGCCGCCGCCGCGGGCATCGTGCTCGCGTCGCGGCTGTCCTCCGCGCAGCCGCAGGCCGCGCAGGGGTACGAGCTGGACGCCATCGCCGCGGTGGTCATCGGCGGGGCGAGTCTGGCGGGCGGTACCGGTAAGGCGTCCGGGACGCTGATCGGCGCGCTGATCCTGGCGGTGCTGCGGAACGGCCTCAACCTCCTCTCCGTGTCCGCGTTCTGGCAGCAGGTCGTCATCGGTGTCGTGATCGCGCTGGCGGTGCTGCTCGACACGGTACGCAGGAAGAGCGGGGCGACCGTGGCGCCGGCCGGGGCTGCCGGTGGCGGGGACCGGCGCAGGCAGGCGCTGACGTACGGGCTTGCCGCAGTGGTCGCGGTGGCGGTCGTGGGCGCGACCTCGCTGCTGCACAACGGCTCGTCGTCCGCGACGAACCAGAAGGTCGGCCTGTCCCTGTCGACGCTGAACAACCCCTTCTTCGTGCAGATCCGGGCCGGCGCACAGGCGGAGGCCAAGAAGCTGGGCGTGGACCTGACCGTCACCGACGCCCAGAACGACGCCTCCCAGCAGGCCAACCAGCTGGAGAACTTCACCAGTTCGGGCCTCGGGGCGATCATCGTCAACCCGGTGGACTCGGACGCGACGGGACCGGCCGCGCGGGCCGTGAACAAGTCCGGTATCCCGCTCGTCGCGGTCGACCGTTCGGTCAACAACGCGGACACCGCCACGCTCGTCGCCTCCGACAACACGGCCGGCGGCAGGCTGGCCGCGAAGGCGCTCGCCGAGAAACTGGGCGGCACGGGCACGATCGTCGTCCTCCAGGGCCAGGCGGGCACCTCCGCGAGCCGTGAGCGCGGCGCCGGCTTCGCCGAGGGGCTGAAGGCCTACCCGGGCATCAAGGTCGTCGCCAGGCAGCCCGCCGACTGGGACCGCACCAAGGGCCTGGACGTCATGACCAACCTCCTCCAGGCCAACCCCGGTATCAGCGGTGTCTTCGCCGAGAACGACGAGATGGCGCTCGGCGCGATCAAGGCGCTGGGCAGCAAGGCAGGCAAGTCGGTGTCGGTGATCGGCTTCGACGGTACGCCCGACGGGCTGAAGGCGGTCGCGGACGGTTCGCTGTACGCGTCGGTCGCCCAGCAGCCCAAGGAGCTCGGGAGGATCGCGGTGGAGAACGCGCTGCGGGTCGCCGAGGGCAAGGGCGTCGAGAAGGCGGTGATGGTGCCGGTGAAGGTGGTCACGAAGGAGAACGTGGCGGCGTTCGGCGGCTGA
- a CDS encoding LacI family DNA-binding transcriptional regulator, with product MASIKDVAAEAGVSVATVSRVLNDHPSVSADARARVLAAVEALGYRPNAVARSLRTDQTRTLGLVISDVMNPYFTTLARSVEEEARSLGYSVIIGNADERPDLQDHHVRTLLDRRIDGLLVSPTDGGSPLMLDTARGGTPMVFVDRWIPGVDVPVVRADGRRAVRDLVAHLYGLGHRRLAIIAGPAATTTGSERVEAFREALAEYGLPLPDAYTGQGDFQAESGRRVTDAFLDLAEPPEVVFAADNLMALGALDAVRARGMRVPQDIALAAFDDIPWFVHTDPPVTAIAQPTGELGRAAVRALVDMIEGRPPQSVTLAAHLVVRRSCGEPAPTTTPAPTSSEEPPVQHPVTKRSQS from the coding sequence ATGGCGAGCATCAAGGACGTCGCCGCCGAGGCGGGCGTGTCCGTCGCCACGGTGTCGCGGGTCCTGAACGACCATCCGTCCGTCAGCGCGGACGCACGCGCACGCGTGCTGGCCGCCGTCGAGGCGCTGGGCTACCGCCCGAACGCCGTCGCCCGCTCTCTGCGCACCGACCAGACCCGCACCCTCGGCCTGGTCATCAGCGATGTGATGAACCCCTACTTCACAACCCTGGCCCGTTCGGTCGAGGAGGAGGCCCGTTCCCTCGGCTACAGCGTGATCATCGGCAACGCCGACGAACGCCCCGACCTCCAGGACCACCACGTACGGACCCTGCTGGACCGCCGTATCGACGGCCTTCTCGTCTCCCCCACCGACGGCGGCTCCCCGCTGATGCTGGACACCGCGCGCGGGGGCACCCCGATGGTCTTCGTGGACCGCTGGATCCCGGGCGTGGACGTGCCGGTCGTCCGGGCGGACGGGCGCCGGGCGGTCCGCGATCTCGTCGCCCACCTGTACGGGCTCGGTCACCGGCGGCTCGCGATCATCGCGGGTCCTGCGGCCACCACCACCGGCAGTGAGCGCGTCGAGGCCTTCCGGGAGGCCCTCGCCGAGTACGGGCTGCCGCTCCCCGACGCCTACACAGGGCAGGGCGACTTCCAGGCCGAGAGCGGGCGCCGGGTGACGGACGCGTTCCTCGACCTGGCCGAGCCGCCCGAGGTCGTCTTCGCTGCCGACAACCTGATGGCACTGGGCGCGCTGGACGCCGTACGCGCGCGCGGGATGCGGGTTCCGCAGGACATCGCGCTCGCGGCCTTCGACGACATCCCGTGGTTCGTGCACACCGATCCGCCCGTCACTGCCATCGCGCAGCCGACCGGCGAGCTGGGGCGGGCCGCCGTCCGGGCGCTGGTCGACATGATCGAGGGCCGCCCTCCGCAGTCCGTGACGCTGGCCGCGCACCTTGTCGTACGGCGGTCGTGCGGTGAGCCGGCCCCGACCACGACCCCTGCCCCGACCTCATCCGAAGAGCCACCCGTACAGCACCCCGTGACGAAGAGGAGTCAGTCGTGA